The following proteins are encoded in a genomic region of Haloarcula marina:
- a CDS encoding DUF998 domain-containing protein, which translates to MNEYERVSGWSGVVSVALTNAAILLATLASPSFSWTTHALSNLGYSGDPVATPVTTLLFDGGLVVGGVVGLGFGYVLWVRSRNVVEKLAVPLFGVALLGMAGVGVFPYPKALHAPSAMTLYLGTMAAMTTYGVGNALAGARRRAAGTVALVGLHVGVWWWWLSGGGLSRGGLAVPEMLGALLFSAWVLWTARWHLVGERATPAA; encoded by the coding sequence GTGAACGAGTACGAGCGGGTGAGCGGGTGGAGCGGCGTCGTCTCGGTAGCGCTGACCAACGCGGCGATACTCCTGGCGACGCTCGCCTCACCGTCCTTTTCGTGGACGACCCACGCGCTGTCGAACCTCGGCTATTCCGGCGACCCCGTGGCGACGCCGGTGACCACCCTGCTGTTCGACGGCGGCCTCGTCGTCGGCGGCGTCGTGGGCCTCGGGTTCGGCTACGTTTTGTGGGTTCGGAGTCGCAACGTCGTCGAGAAACTGGCGGTCCCGCTGTTCGGCGTCGCACTCCTCGGGATGGCGGGGGTCGGCGTGTTCCCGTACCCGAAGGCGCTACACGCCCCGTCGGCGATGACGCTGTATCTGGGGACGATGGCGGCGATGACGACGTACGGTGTCGGGAACGCGCTCGCCGGTGCGCGACGCCGAGCGGCCGGAACCGTCGCGCTCGTCGGCCTCCACGTCGGCGTCTGGTGGTGGTGGCTCTCTGGCGGCGGACTGTCCCGTGGCGGCCTCGCCGTCCCCGAGATGCTGGGGGCGTTGCTGTTCAGCGCCTGGGTGCTCTGGACAGCGCGGTGGCATCTGGTCGGCGAGCGGGCGACCCCGGCCGCGTGA
- a CDS encoding ABC transporter ATP-binding protein, with protein MIDARDLRKEYGDFVAVEGSTFSVDRGEVFGIIGPNGAGKTTTLKMLAGLLEPTAGDAEIAGLDTETTEMRQRLGFLPEESPLYEEMTPVSYLEFFADLYDVPGDVAERRMHETLDELELEHRDRKLGDMSKGMKRKVAIARSLINDPDVLIYDEPASGLDPLTTNYVIEFTEQLAAEGKTIVFSAHNLFHVESICDRVAIMNEGQIVARGDLAALQEEYGQTRYHVYTTVDVPEAAHENGHYRRVVESMDAVEETRTAAESAGGEVVDIRTEESSLEEVFLNVAEAGTRGTRYVGEDAE; from the coding sequence ATGATTGACGCCCGCGACCTGCGTAAGGAGTACGGCGATTTCGTCGCCGTAGAGGGCAGTACGTTCTCGGTGGACCGGGGGGAAGTGTTCGGCATCATCGGCCCGAACGGCGCGGGGAAGACGACCACGCTGAAAATGCTCGCCGGACTCCTCGAACCGACCGCGGGGGACGCCGAAATCGCGGGGCTGGACACGGAGACGACGGAGATGCGCCAGCGACTCGGCTTCCTGCCCGAGGAGTCGCCGCTGTACGAGGAGATGACGCCCGTCTCGTACTTGGAGTTCTTCGCTGACCTCTACGACGTGCCCGGCGACGTGGCCGAGAGACGGATGCACGAGACGCTGGACGAACTGGAGTTGGAACACCGCGACCGGAAACTCGGCGACATGTCCAAGGGGATGAAGCGGAAGGTGGCCATCGCGCGCTCGCTCATCAACGACCCCGACGTGCTCATCTACGACGAACCGGCGTCGGGACTGGACCCGCTGACGACGAACTACGTCATCGAGTTCACCGAGCAACTCGCGGCGGAAGGCAAGACCATCGTCTTCTCGGCGCACAACCTCTTTCACGTCGAGTCCATCTGCGACCGCGTCGCCATCATGAACGAGGGGCAAATCGTCGCCCGTGGCGACCTCGCGGCGCTTCAAGAGGAGTACGGCCAGACGCGCTACCACGTCTACACCACCGTCGACGTGCCGGAGGCCGCCCACGAGAACGGCCACTACCGCCGCGTCGTCGAGAGCATGGACGCCGTCGAGGAGACGCGGACGGCCGCCGAGTCCGCGGGCGGCGAAGTCGTCGACATCCGCACGGAGGAGTCCAGCCTCGAAGAGGTGTTCCTCAATGTCGCGGAAGCGGGCACCCGCGGCACCCGATACGTCGGGGAGGACGCAGAGTAG
- a CDS encoding transcriptional regulator — protein MPHTCRNCKRTFGTELELELHLDTCSAGQLYCDECGGRFTERAATEDGWHYRCPNEDCDGSGINEDIHQVSDARVTKQ, from the coding sequence ATGCCCCACACTTGCCGCAACTGCAAGCGGACCTTTGGCACAGAACTCGAACTCGAACTCCATCTCGATACGTGCTCGGCCGGGCAACTCTACTGCGACGAGTGCGGCGGGCGATTCACCGAGCGAGCGGCCACGGAGGACGGGTGGCACTATCGCTGCCCGAACGAAGACTGCGACGGGAGTGGCATCAACGAGGACATTCACCAGGTATCCGACGCGCGAGTGACCAAGCAGTAA
- a CDS encoding macro domain-containing protein translates to MEFEVIHGNIAEQSADALVNAANTSLRMGSGVAGALKRAAGAGLNDEAVAKGPVDLGGVATTDAYALDAEYVVHAAAMPPGGRSTADSIRDATRNALAEADQLGCESVVLPAIGCGIAGFDFEDGVRLICEEIAAFDPESLADVRLIAYDDGEFETMQRVAAEVRA, encoded by the coding sequence ATGGAGTTCGAGGTCATCCACGGAAACATCGCCGAACAGTCCGCGGACGCGCTCGTCAACGCCGCGAACACGAGTCTCAGGATGGGGTCGGGCGTCGCTGGCGCGCTCAAACGCGCGGCCGGGGCCGGACTGAACGACGAGGCGGTCGCGAAGGGCCCGGTGGACCTCGGCGGGGTCGCCACCACCGACGCCTACGCCCTCGACGCCGAGTACGTCGTCCACGCCGCCGCGATGCCGCCCGGCGGCCGGTCGACGGCCGACAGCATCCGCGACGCGACCCGGAACGCGCTGGCAGAGGCCGACCAACTCGGCTGTGAGTCGGTCGTCCTCCCGGCCATCGGATGCGGTATCGCGGGGTTCGACTTCGAGGACGGCGTCCGCCTCATCTGCGAGGAGATAGCGGCGTTCGACCCGGAATCACTCGCCGACGTTCGCCTAATCGCCTACGACGACGGCGAGTTCGAGACGATGCAACGGGTGGCCGCGGAGGTACGGGCGTGA
- a CDS encoding ABC transporter permease: MRQDKLLRVAKWEVTKNAGGVDRRTIAIMAVAIVAMGGVAGVAVAGASPGLDAGIYRIGVEQSSPYYDVAAEDGSFRVQSPDRTAAARGDQELVFVGTTLQTVPRTSKQAAALTEFRDTTERYNDRTLARDDNQTAAFPVTVTLVYRAQDGPSPLDTRTDTAVSDGTDGTETTDGGAAGGDGTAGGGSDGTAGGTAGGGTGDGAAGGGGANLGNIGAQLTGDVRGGTPSDISPPFPFESLVLAFLYIVPMNFVIQAYGSSMLSERLNRRGELLLVTPASRGDIIAGKTLPYFAGALGVAAAITAALRFSGIAPSGSAIAVLAILPIALLFLSATFCGAMFARSFKELTFVTVTITVSLTSYAFVPAIFTDVTPIALISPLTLVVMDLTGQAVTLSEFAFSTVPPLVTALVLFGLGAGLYREEDMFTQRSIPLKVLDALAGRIKSRKSAAKMSAVLLPFVVVAELAAIAFLFVLDSVSLNVFGTNQSLGIVLILVVVALVEELAKSLHIYAGYAHARYERTVRSALGLGALSGLGFFVAEKGLLIARLSDLESLPIGNAALQGATPPAGVPLWVVALLFLFAPLALHSVTAAISSVGAQRGRSAYAAAVGVAVVVHFAYNLTVVSSLA; the protein is encoded by the coding sequence ATGCGTCAGGACAAACTGCTCCGGGTCGCGAAGTGGGAGGTGACGAAGAACGCGGGCGGCGTCGACCGGCGGACCATCGCCATCATGGCCGTCGCCATCGTCGCGATGGGCGGCGTCGCGGGCGTCGCCGTCGCCGGGGCGAGTCCCGGCCTCGACGCGGGCATCTACCGCATCGGCGTCGAGCAGTCGAGTCCCTACTACGACGTGGCCGCGGAGGACGGGTCGTTCCGCGTGCAATCGCCGGATAGAACCGCGGCCGCTCGCGGGGACCAGGAACTCGTGTTCGTCGGCACGACGCTCCAGACGGTCCCTCGAACGTCGAAGCAAGCGGCGGCGCTGACCGAGTTTCGCGACACCACCGAGCGCTACAACGACCGGACACTCGCCCGCGACGACAATCAGACGGCCGCGTTCCCGGTCACGGTGACGCTCGTCTATCGGGCACAGGACGGGCCGAGTCCGCTCGATACGCGGACCGACACCGCCGTGAGCGATGGCACCGACGGGACCGAAACCACGGACGGCGGCGCGGCGGGCGGTGACGGGACCGCTGGCGGGGGCAGTGACGGGACCGCGGGTGGCACCGCTGGCGGCGGGACCGGAGACGGTGCGGCCGGAGGGGGTGGCGCGAACCTCGGGAACATCGGCGCGCAGTTGACCGGCGACGTGCGCGGCGGCACGCCCTCGGACATCTCGCCGCCGTTCCCCTTCGAGTCGCTCGTCCTCGCCTTCCTCTACATCGTCCCGATGAACTTCGTGATTCAGGCGTACGGGTCCTCGATGCTCTCCGAACGGTTGAATCGCCGCGGGGAGTTACTGCTCGTGACGCCCGCCTCACGGGGCGACATCATCGCGGGCAAGACGCTGCCGTACTTCGCCGGGGCGCTCGGCGTCGCGGCGGCCATCACCGCGGCGCTCCGCTTTTCGGGCATCGCGCCCAGCGGCAGTGCCATCGCGGTGCTGGCGATTCTTCCCATCGCGCTGCTGTTCCTGTCGGCGACGTTCTGCGGCGCGATGTTCGCCCGCTCGTTCAAGGAACTCACCTTCGTCACCGTCACCATCACCGTCTCGCTGACCTCCTACGCGTTCGTCCCGGCAATCTTCACCGACGTGACGCCCATCGCGCTCATCTCGCCGCTGACGCTGGTCGTCATGGACCTCACCGGGCAGGCGGTCACGCTCTCGGAGTTCGCGTTCTCGACGGTGCCGCCGCTGGTGACGGCGCTCGTGTTGTTCGGCCTCGGCGCGGGCCTCTACCGCGAGGAGGACATGTTCACCCAGCGGTCGATTCCGCTGAAGGTGCTGGACGCGCTGGCGGGCCGCATCAAGTCCAGGAAGAGCGCGGCGAAGATGAGCGCCGTCCTGCTCCCGTTCGTCGTCGTCGCGGAACTGGCGGCCATCGCGTTCCTGTTCGTCTTAGACTCCGTCTCGCTGAACGTCTTCGGGACGAACCAGTCGCTGGGCATCGTCCTCATCCTCGTCGTCGTCGCGCTGGTCGAAGAACTCGCGAAGAGCCTGCACATCTACGCCGGGTACGCCCACGCCCGCTACGAGCGAACCGTGCGGTCGGCACTCGGCCTCGGCGCGCTCTCGGGCCTCGGCTTCTTCGTCGCCGAGAAGGGCCTGCTCATCGCGCGACTCTCCGACCTGGAGAGCCTGCCCATCGGGAACGCCGCCTTGCAGGGGGCGACGCCGCCCGCCGGGGTTCCGCTGTGGGTCGTGGCGCTGCTGTTCCTGTTCGCGCCCCTCGCCTTGCACTCGGTGACGGCCGCCATCTCGTCGGTGGGTGCACAACGCGGTCGGAGCGCCTACGCGGCGGCCGTGGGGGTCGCCGTCGTCGTTCACTTCGCCTACAATCTGACGGTGGTGAGTTCCCTTGCCTGA
- a CDS encoding ABC transporter permease, with protein MPEGDSRPWYRDPRLVIARRDVASLSREKTIVLALLIQLFVAGFSSFLVVGLTSLYDPSSVSTGEVEMAVTGDARDELLRAASEHEGANAVVYRNPDAAILAFQEGRVDAVLNGRYTDSNAGDGNRIAVTARIPEGSVRSTLIVVEVRRVLNTLERQERTRRIGSLDRLPVPLPPEAAASPYFGFTYTVLIPLLLFLPAFISGSVAVDTITEEIERGTLELLRVAPVSLLDIVDGKALGMVVLAPAQSLLWVALLSLNGIRVANVVPLLVFITAASALVVTIGVVLGVGMRKRRPAQLLYSVLTLVVFGAAVALPEHPATTVAKLAVDSPTLVTYAHVAGAVGLAVFGYAVARRYVARVDAAAL; from the coding sequence TTGCCTGAAGGCGATTCTCGGCCGTGGTACCGGGACCCGCGACTGGTCATCGCCCGACGGGACGTGGCCTCGCTCTCCCGCGAGAAGACCATCGTCCTCGCCCTGCTCATCCAGTTGTTCGTGGCGGGGTTCTCGTCGTTCCTCGTCGTCGGCCTCACGTCGCTGTACGACCCGAGTTCCGTCTCGACCGGGGAGGTTGAAATGGCCGTTACCGGCGACGCCCGAGACGAACTGCTCCGCGCCGCGAGCGAACACGAAGGGGCCAACGCCGTCGTCTATCGGAATCCGGACGCCGCCATCCTCGCCTTCCAAGAGGGACGGGTCGACGCGGTGTTGAACGGCAGGTACACCGACTCGAACGCGGGTGACGGCAATCGGATAGCGGTGACCGCGCGCATCCCCGAGGGGAGCGTGCGGTCGACGCTCATCGTCGTCGAGGTGCGGCGGGTGCTGAACACGCTGGAACGACAGGAGCGGACCCGGCGAATCGGGTCGCTCGACCGGTTACCGGTTCCCCTCCCGCCGGAGGCCGCGGCGAGTCCGTACTTCGGGTTCACCTACACCGTGTTGATTCCCCTCCTCCTGTTTCTCCCGGCGTTCATCAGCGGGTCCGTCGCCGTCGACACCATCACCGAGGAGATAGAGCGGGGGACGCTGGAACTGCTTCGGGTCGCGCCGGTGTCGCTGCTGGACATCGTCGACGGGAAGGCGCTCGGGATGGTGGTGTTGGCACCCGCCCAGTCGCTCCTGTGGGTCGCCCTGCTGTCGCTGAACGGCATCCGGGTTGCGAACGTCGTCCCACTTCTGGTGTTCATCACCGCCGCCTCGGCGCTGGTCGTGACTATCGGCGTCGTCCTCGGCGTCGGGATGCGGAAGCGACGGCCCGCGCAACTGCTGTACTCCGTGCTCACGCTCGTCGTCTTCGGCGCGGCCGTCGCCCTGCCGGAACACCCGGCGACGACGGTGGCGAAACTCGCCGTCGATAGCCCGACGCTCGTGACCTATGCGCACGTCGCCGGGGCCGTCGGCCTCGCCGTCTTCGGCTACGCGGTGGCGCGTCGGTACGTCGCCCGCGTCGACGCCGCCGCGCTCTGA
- a CDS encoding DUF2071 domain-containing protein, whose translation MYSVRPLSVTVADVCFCHWPVDAAALRERVPDWLTVETADGDAWLTAVAHTVRGVQTFGADLRRPAEAVNFRTYVRGPDGQRGVYFLALFSEDPLTSAVGGPTLRLPYREGVLSRRRDEGEFRTRRTLDVDGRRVLDLRYTPADGETTTAPPDSLAAFLVERQRYYATGPLGDRLVGSVGHDPWPLAGVDADVTEALAAVLSFPEPLGEPLVHYSPEAELGLAPPRPVWLD comes from the coding sequence GTGTACTCCGTCCGTCCGCTCTCGGTGACGGTCGCCGACGTGTGCTTCTGTCACTGGCCGGTCGACGCCGCGGCGCTGAGGGAACGGGTCCCCGACTGGCTGACCGTCGAGACGGCCGACGGCGACGCGTGGCTGACCGCCGTCGCCCACACCGTCAGGGGCGTCCAGACGTTCGGGGCCGACCTGAGACGACCCGCCGAGGCCGTCAACTTCAGAACCTACGTCCGCGGCCCCGACGGCCAGCGGGGCGTCTACTTCCTCGCGCTGTTCTCGGAGGACCCGCTGACGAGTGCCGTCGGCGGGCCGACGCTCCGACTACCCTATCGGGAAGGCGTGCTGTCGCGTCGCCGTGACGAGGGCGAGTTTCGCACCCGTCGCACCCTCGACGTGGACGGACGCCGAGTGCTGGACCTGCGGTACACGCCCGCGGACGGCGAGACGACCACCGCGCCGCCGGACTCGCTCGCGGCCTTTCTCGTCGAGCGCCAGCGGTACTACGCGACCGGGCCACTGGGGGACCGCCTCGTCGGGAGCGTCGGCCACGACCCGTGGCCGCTGGCGGGCGTCGACGCCGACGTGACCGAAGCGCTCGCCGCGGTGCTGTCCTTTCCCGAACCGCTCGGTGAGCCGTTGGTTCACTACAGTCCCGAGGCGGAACTGGGACTCGCGCCGCCTCGACCGGTGTGGCTCGACTGA
- a CDS encoding DUF7522 family protein: MYDVPFRTDIEAPFADELVDTARTNIGDMLRSVIYFTPSEMDLLYVRTDLYESQQRALEAKARLVEFERVGFTEAPVRTALSVPREPESIGPYEFTIRVHGDGFVVRILADQAGVILTTDTMDAAAFEDTSLAITELLESAA; encoded by the coding sequence ATGTACGACGTACCGTTCAGAACGGACATAGAGGCCCCTTTCGCCGACGAGTTGGTGGACACCGCCCGCACCAACATCGGAGACATGCTGCGGAGCGTCATCTACTTCACACCGTCCGAGATGGACCTCCTGTACGTCAGGACGGACCTCTACGAGTCCCAGCAGCGGGCACTGGAGGCGAAAGCACGCCTCGTGGAGTTCGAACGCGTCGGGTTCACAGAGGCGCCCGTCCGCACGGCGCTCTCCGTGCCTCGCGAACCGGAGAGTATCGGCCCCTACGAGTTCACCATCAGGGTCCACGGCGACGGCTTCGTCGTTCGGATACTCGCCGACCAGGCGGGTGTCATCCTGACCACCGACACGATGGACGCAGCGGCGTTCGAAGACACCTCACTCGCTATCACGGAACTGCTCGAATCGGCGGCGTGA
- a CDS encoding YqjF family protein, which produces MDLLRMDWRDVGFVHWPVDPKVVARTLPEGLTVHTYDGQAWLGVVPFEMGDIRPRASPIGRSFGELNLRTYVTDGETPGVYFYNLDADDRLSVAIARRFFGLPYYRASMALSRDGDGVRFQSHRTDGRAPNADFDASYGPVDGAETHPPRAGSLEAFLVSRYRFYVADADGSIYYADIDHDPWPLQDGTVEIRRNDLFAANGFDRPDGEPVVYYSPGISVTAGRLRRL; this is translated from the coding sequence ATGGACCTGCTCAGGATGGACTGGCGAGACGTGGGGTTCGTCCACTGGCCGGTCGACCCGAAGGTCGTCGCTCGGACGCTCCCCGAGGGCCTCACCGTCCACACGTACGACGGCCAGGCCTGGCTGGGCGTCGTCCCGTTCGAGATGGGCGACATCCGTCCGCGCGCGAGTCCCATCGGCCGGTCGTTCGGTGAGTTGAACCTCCGGACGTACGTCACCGACGGCGAGACGCCGGGCGTGTACTTCTACAACCTCGACGCCGACGACCGGCTGAGCGTCGCCATTGCCCGGCGGTTCTTCGGGTTGCCGTACTACCGCGCGTCGATGGCCCTCAGTCGGGACGGCGACGGCGTGCGTTTCCAGAGCCATCGGACCGACGGGCGCGCACCGAACGCGGACTTCGACGCCTCGTACGGCCCCGTCGACGGGGCCGAGACACACCCCCCGCGAGCGGGGTCACTCGAAGCCTTCCTCGTCTCGCGCTACCGCTTCTACGTCGCCGACGCCGACGGGAGCATCTATTACGCCGACATCGACCACGACCCGTGGCCGTTGCAGGACGGAACCGTCGAGATTCGGCGGAACGACCTGTTCGCGGCCAACGGCTTCGACCGTCCGGACGGAGAACCAGTCGTCTACTACAGTCCGGGCATCTCCGTCACGGCCGGGCGGTTGCGGCGGTTGTGA
- a CDS encoding aldo/keto reductase, with protein MEYTTLGDTGVEVSRLCLGCMSFGTSDWRDWVLDEKKSHEIIERAIDLGINFFDTANMYSLGESERVLGNVLSGYDRDSQVVATKGFFQMDETNPNSGGLSRKALEQELSNSLDRLGMDTVDLYQIHRWDYDTPIEQTMRALDDAVRRGQARYVGASSMWAHQFAHAQQVSDEEDLERFATMQNHYNLLYREEEREMLPFCERENVGVIPWSPLARGYLTRPHEEFEATTRGQSDDYAREHPYFEGGGRTVNERVQELADEYDATMAQIALAWLLHKDRVDAPIVGTTSVEHLEQAVAALDIDLAESDVEWVEEPYEPVRVSGHE; from the coding sequence ATGGAGTACACGACACTCGGAGATACCGGCGTCGAGGTCAGCCGCCTCTGTCTGGGTTGTATGAGCTTTGGAACCTCCGACTGGCGGGACTGGGTGTTAGACGAAAAGAAGAGCCACGAGATAATCGAGCGCGCAATCGACCTCGGTATCAACTTCTTCGACACGGCCAACATGTACTCGCTCGGCGAGTCCGAACGGGTGCTCGGAAACGTCCTCTCGGGCTACGACCGCGATTCGCAGGTCGTCGCCACGAAGGGGTTCTTCCAGATGGACGAGACGAATCCCAACTCCGGCGGCCTCTCGCGGAAGGCGCTCGAACAGGAGCTATCGAACTCGCTGGACCGACTGGGGATGGACACCGTCGACCTCTACCAGATTCACCGCTGGGACTACGACACCCCCATCGAACAGACGATGCGGGCGCTCGACGACGCCGTCCGCCGCGGACAGGCGCGCTACGTCGGCGCGTCCTCGATGTGGGCCCACCAGTTCGCCCACGCTCAGCAAGTGAGCGACGAGGAGGACCTCGAACGGTTCGCCACGATGCAGAACCACTACAACCTCCTCTACCGGGAGGAAGAGCGGGAGATGCTCCCCTTCTGTGAGCGCGAGAACGTCGGCGTCATCCCGTGGAGTCCGCTGGCGCGTGGGTACCTCACGCGACCGCACGAAGAGTTCGAGGCCACCACGCGCGGCCAGTCCGACGACTACGCCCGCGAACACCCGTACTTCGAGGGCGGCGGTCGAACGGTGAACGAGCGCGTCCAGGAGTTGGCCGACGAGTACGACGCCACGATGGCCCAAATCGCGTTGGCGTGGCTCCTACACAAGGACCGCGTCGACGCCCCAATCGTCGGGACGACCAGCGTCGAACACCTAGAGCAGGCCGTCGCGGCGCTGGACATCGACCTCGCCGAGAGCGACGTCGAGTGGGTGGAAGAGCCGTACGAACCGGTTCGCGTCTCGGGCCACGAATAA
- a CDS encoding SRPBCC family protein: MSLSLGETDVSIGETPDGRRLLIRRRVDASADAVWDVLTDTERWPDWGPSITAVDTPTRYIAAGTTGRVKTVAGLWVPYEITTCENHRWTWSVAGIPATGHVVESRPTGSVVGFEIPLLASGYAPVCARACGRIAALADRA, translated from the coding sequence ATGAGCCTCTCGCTCGGCGAAACGGACGTGTCGATAGGCGAGACGCCAGACGGGCGCCGCCTCCTCATTCGGCGGCGCGTCGACGCATCTGCCGACGCTGTCTGGGACGTGTTGACCGACACGGAGCGATGGCCCGACTGGGGTCCGTCGATTACCGCTGTCGACACCCCGACGCGCTACATCGCGGCCGGGACGACGGGTCGGGTAAAAACTGTCGCCGGACTCTGGGTCCCTTACGAGATTACGACCTGTGAGAATCACCGCTGGACGTGGTCCGTCGCGGGAATCCCCGCGACTGGGCACGTCGTCGAGTCCCGCCCCACCGGGTCCGTCGTCGGGTTCGAGATACCCCTCCTCGCGAGCGGCTACGCGCCCGTCTGTGCGAGGGCGTGTGGCCGCATCGCGGCGCTCGCGGACCGAGCGTAA